The Humulus lupulus chromosome 4, drHumLupu1.1, whole genome shotgun sequence genome has a window encoding:
- the LOC133831990 gene encoding uncharacterized protein LOC133831990: MPLPNPSLIRDSGNRLANEELDYDRDQLKILHEKSFAALNPCQKSAYKAIVHSVENEQVLPVATSGIVALLLPNGRTAHSRFHIPLNVTAESTCEIRQGTLLAGLLVKTFLIIWDEAPMPNKVCFEALDKTLRDILRTRFENSSNKPFGGLTIVCGGDFRQILPVVPNGTRVDIVDASLNSSYLWPFFKIYELNQNMRLYNGSLTGSEVAKIASFDKWMLQIGDGSLYDDIDRQLIKLPSDIAINPSQDPMKSIIKVIYPSLLQKYNDHAYLTERAILTPKNEMVYELNEMIMNIIPGEGRTYFSSNSICKASVKTNDEDLLYPTEFLHGLKFNGIPNHEMRLKEGAPVMLLRNLNQTEGLCNGTRLIIRHLGKWSIRGDIISGTNIGENVTIPRIIMSPNESRWPFKLNRRQLPLAPCFSMTINKSQGQSLKHVGLYLPKQVFTHGQLYVTVWIELPQEKD; this comes from the exons ATGCCCCTGCCTAATCCATCTTTGATAAGAGACTCGGGTAATAGATTGGCTAATGAAGAGCTTGATTATGACCGAGATCAATTAAAGATATTGCATGAGAAATCATTTGCTGCTCTTAATCCTTGCCAAAAATCAGCTTATAAAGCAATAGTACATTCAGTAGAGAATGAACAAg TCTTGCCTGTAGCAACTTCAGGCATAGTTGCTTTGTTATTGCCTAATGGTAGGACAGCTCATTCACGATTTCATATTCCCTTGAATGTTACAGCAGAGTCGACTTGTGAAATTCGACAAGGCACCCTACTAGCTGGACTTCTTGTGAAAACTTTTTTGATCATTTGGGATGAAGCACCTATGCCAAATAAGGTCTGCTTTGAAGCTTTGGATAAGACCTTAAGAGATATTCTAAGAACAAGGTTTGAAAATAGCTCTAACAAACCTTTTGGAGGACTTACAATAGTGTGTGGTGGTGATTTCCGACAAATATTACCAGTTGTCCCAAATGGTACAAGAGTTGATATTGTTGATGCTTCTCTTAACTCATCATATTTGTGgccatttttcaaaatatatgagcTCAACCAAAATATGAGGCTCTATAATGGAAGCTTGACTGGTTCTGAGGTTGCTAAAATAGCTTCTTTTGACAAATGGATGTTGCAGATTGGAGATGGTTCATTATATGATGACATTGATAGACAATTAATTAAGCTTCCTTCTGATATCGCCATAAATCCATCTCAAGATCCAATGAAATCCATAATTAAAGTTATCTACCCATCACTTTTACAAAAGTACAACGATCATGCATATTTGACAGAAAGAGCAATATTAACACCAAAAAATGAAATGGTCTATGAACTAAATGAGATGATTATGAATATTATACCAGGTGAAGGGAGAACATATTTTAGCTCAAACAGTATATGCAAAGCAAGTGTAAAGACAAATGATGAAGATCTTTTGTATCCAACTGAATTTTTGCACGGTTTGAAATTTAATGGCATCCCTAATCATGAGATGCGACTTAAGGAAGGTGCTCCTGTAATGCTCCTTAGAAATCTAAATCAAACAGAAGGCCTATGCAATGGCACAAGATTGATTATCAGGCATCTTGGTAAATGGTCCATTAGAGGCGACATCATTTCTGGAACAAATATTGGTGAAAATGTCACAATTCCAAGAATTATCATGTCTCCCAATGAATCAAGATGGCCATTCAAGCTTAATAGACGACAACTTCCCTTGGCACCATGTTTTTCCATGACAATCAACAAAAGCCAAGGACAATCTCTTAAACATGTTGGCTTGTACCTCCCTAAGCAAGTATTCACCCACGGTCAATTATATGTTACTGTGTGGATAGAGTTACCACAAGAGAAGGATTGA